The genomic window TTTATTATTTTTTAATACATCTGGTAGTGGTAATAATATTAATCACGTTGGTATTTATATTGGAAATAATGAATTTATTCATGCATCTTCTGCTCAAAAGAAAGTTACAATTTCAACAATTGCAAGTGGGTTTTATAAAAAAACATTTAAATGGGCTATTTCGCCTTTTGAATAAACTGCTATTTTTAGCAGTTTTTTTATTGTCAATTTTTTTGTATAATGATATAATCTAAAAAACTAGTAAGAAAGGTTTGGGAATAAATGGAAAACATTATGAAAATTTTTGGTGAAAATGCATTCACTGAAACTAATTTGAAAAAACGTGTACCAAAAAAAGTTTATGAAGAATTTAAAAAGGTACAAAAAGGTGAAATTGAATTAAGTAAAGAAAATGCTGATTTGATAGCAACAGCTATAAAAGATTGGGCAACTAAAAGAAATGCAACACACTTCTGTCACTGGTTTCAGCCTTTAACAGAGTTAACAGCTGAAAAACACGATTCGTTTATTGAACCAAACGGAGATAAAGATTTTCTTTATAGATTTTCTGGTTCTAATCTAATTAAAGGGGAATCTGATGCATCATCTTTTCCAAATGGTGGTTTAAGATCAACATTTGAAGCAAGAGGTTATACTGTATGGGATACAAATTCTCCTCCGTTTATAAAAGAAAATGAAGTTGGTGCCACATTATATATTCCTACATCATTTATTTCATATAATGGTGAAGCATTAGATAAAAAGTTACCTTTATTAAGATCGATGAATGCTGTTAATAAAGCAGCTACTAGATTATTAAATTTACTAGGATATACTGAAGTAAAAAATGTAATACCTACTCTAGGTGTTGAACAAGAATATTTTTTAATTAAAAAAGAACACTTTGATAAGAGAAAAGATATAATGTTTACAGGACGTACTTTATTTGGATCAAAAACCCCAAAAAATCAAGAAAGTTCTTATCATTATTATGGAAAAATAAAAGATAAAGTCATAAACTTTATGGCAAATTTAGATTATGAATTATGGAAAGTTGGTGTATCTGCAAAAACTAGACATAATGAGGTTGCACCAAATCAATTTGAGATTGCATCTATTTTTGATATTGCAAATTTAGCAGCTGATCAAAATCATATTGTAATGGAAACATTAGAAAAATTAGCATTGAAACATGGTTTTGTTGCTTTATTACATGAAAAACCGTTTTCATATGTAAATGGTTCTGGTAAACATAATAACTGGAGTTTAGCTACTGATACTGGAGTAAATTTATTTGATCCTAAATCTCCAACATTTATGATTTTCTTATCTGCAATGGTTGAAGCTGTAGATAGATATTACCCTATTTTAAGGACTGTGATTGCAAGTTGTTCTAACGACTATAGACTAGGTGGTCATGAAGCTCCACCAAGTATAATATCTGTATTTTTAGGTTCTCACTTAACAGAAAAATTTAAAGAAGCAAAATTGAATCTTGTTGATAATAAAATAGTTTATGCTGAAAAAGATAAAAAAATTAAAAAGAAAGTTACTATGATAAATATCAATCAAGATTTTGATGATAGAAATAGAACTTCTCCATTTGCATTCACTGGAAATAAATTTGAATTTAGAATGCCTGGTTCTACTTCTTCTCCAGCTAATACTTCTATGGTTATTAATGCAATAATTTCAACTGTATTAAATGAATACTCAGATAAATTAGAAACTTCAAAAAATATTGAGAAAACAATTAATACAATTATAAGTGATTCATATAAAAAACATAGTATAATAATATTTAATGGAGATGGATATAGTGCTTCATGGCATAAAGAAGCTGCTTCAAGAGGATTAAAAAATATATCAAATACTTATCAAGCATTACAATATTATTTAGATAAAGACATTGTAAATATGTTTGAGTCAAATAATATTTTAAATGAAGTAGAATGCCATTCAAGATACTTAGCATTCTTAAATAGATATGTAGATAATAGACTAACTGAATGTAATACATTAATATATATGATTGATAAATATATTTTAAATTTTGCATATAAATATATACCTACAATAATATTTGAAGAAGAACAAACAGAAGTTAAGACTTATGCAAATTACTTATTACATTATAAAAAAGAATTATCTCAATTATTAAAACAAATACATGAAATAGATTTAGAAGATAAAGCTAAACTTTTAAGTAATGAGGCTATCTTATTAGAAAGTAAAATAAGAAAAGTTATAGATTATTTAGAATCAGTAATTCCTGCAGAATATTGGACTATACCAACATATACAGAATTATTATTCACATTATAAAAAAAGGTGATTCGGGGCTGTTCCGAAATAGCTCAAAAAATAACGGAGAATTCTAGAATTTTTTAGAATTCTCCAATTTTTTTTGAAATAATACATTTTCTTATTAAAATTCATATTTTTATACAACACTAAATTGAGGGTTGTACCCTCATATCAAAAAAGTTAAATTCAAGATTATGCAATTACTTCTTTAAGTTTATATAAATTTATATTTTCTCTATTTTTTCTAATATCATTTATATATTTTCTTAAATTAAACCCTAAAGCATACATTGCAAATTCTAGCTTAGTTCTTTCTAAACCTTTTCTTCTAAATCTATCATAATCAAAGTTTTCTTTAATATCTCCAAAAGGTCTTTCTACTTGAATTGATCTATTCAATCTATACTGACCTCCTAATTCACTTAATATTATCTCTATTTATTTTCTTCATTTTGTGAAGTAAATACACTTCTAAGTAAACCTCTATATTTATATTCTCTAGTAATTATGTATTTTACTCCAACTTCATGTTTTTTTGGCTTTATATATGCAGTATATCCTTTATCTTCTAAATGTTTCAAATTTTCATAACTTTCATAACCTGCATCAGCAACAACATTTTTAAAATTATATCCATTTGATTTAATATGTTCCATAAATACAGCTTCTTTATCTGTTTTAGAATAACTATTTCTATCCCCTAATATCTCTAAGTGATTTTGATATTCTTTCTCTTTTTTCATAACCTCTTCTAATCATTTCTAAGAGATTTTACTTCTTCTTCTGAAACTATTTCAGCTAAATTTAACTCCGAACCTTTTAATGCAAGATAGTCTAAAAGGATTCTCTCTAATTTTATTTTATTATTTTTTTGAAAATATTTTATGCTCCCCTTCCAAACGAAAAAGCTTCTATCTTTGTTCCATCAATAAATACTTCATTTTCATTTATATTAATATTGATACAAATTGATAAAGTAAATCTATGATATCTTCTTTATATCTCTCAATAAAATTTTGTAATCTTCTTAATTTAGGTGCTTCTTCACCGTTAAGAAGATATATGAAGTTAATATTTTCATTGCAATTTCTTACTATCTTTCTTAATTCTAATTCAGAATAAAAAGCATATAAAAGAATTATTTTAAACATAACATCTAATGAATTTTTAGGTTTTCTACCTTTTTTGTAAGTCTTTACTTTCGATTTATTTTTAAAAACTAGTTCCTTAGCTAGCTCGTTAAGAAGACTTACAGGAAAATTTACATCAAATTCAAAAAGTTTGTAATTATTTAGGTTAAAAAGTTGATTTTATCAATGTTTACGCGTATTTTTAGCATCAAAAAAAGCCAGTTTTTTGCTGGCTTTTTTGGTTATTTAGAGCTGTTTATTTCGGAACAGCCACTTTTTATTTTGGTAAATTAAGTTTATTTTTTATTACAAACAATCTAATTATTAATACTACAAAAAATATAATTGTAGTTGTTTGAATTTCTGTAATTTTTAAATCTACTATCATAATTTTATAGAAAAATCCTGCTATTACACACAATATTGCATATATATCTTCTTTTAAAATAAATGGTGTTTCATTAGCCAAAATATCTCTTAATACTCCCCCGCCAACAGATGTGATTGTAGCCATGATAACAATACCCATAGTATTTAGATTATTATGTAAAGCTATATTTGCACCTATAGAAATAAATAATGATAAACCAACTGCAT from Streptobacillus canis includes these protein-coding regions:
- a CDS encoding transposase, whose protein sequence is MKKEKEYQNHLEILGDRNSYSKTDKEAVFMEHIKSNGYNFKNVVADAGYESYENLKHLEDKGYTAYIKPKKHEVGVKYIITREYKYRGLLRSVFTSQNEENK
- a CDS encoding transposase, with protein sequence MEIILSELGGQYRLNRSIQVERPFGDIKENFDYDRFRRKGLERTKLEFAMYALGFNLRKYINDIRKNRENINLYKLKEVIA
- a CDS encoding glutamine synthetase III encodes the protein MENIMKIFGENAFTETNLKKRVPKKVYEEFKKVQKGEIELSKENADLIATAIKDWATKRNATHFCHWFQPLTELTAEKHDSFIEPNGDKDFLYRFSGSNLIKGESDASSFPNGGLRSTFEARGYTVWDTNSPPFIKENEVGATLYIPTSFISYNGEALDKKLPLLRSMNAVNKAATRLLNLLGYTEVKNVIPTLGVEQEYFLIKKEHFDKRKDIMFTGRTLFGSKTPKNQESSYHYYGKIKDKVINFMANLDYELWKVGVSAKTRHNEVAPNQFEIASIFDIANLAADQNHIVMETLEKLALKHGFVALLHEKPFSYVNGSGKHNNWSLATDTGVNLFDPKSPTFMIFLSAMVEAVDRYYPILRTVIASCSNDYRLGGHEAPPSIISVFLGSHLTEKFKEAKLNLVDNKIVYAEKDKKIKKKVTMININQDFDDRNRTSPFAFTGNKFEFRMPGSTSSPANTSMVINAIISTVLNEYSDKLETSKNIEKTINTIISDSYKKHSIIIFNGDGYSASWHKEAASRGLKNISNTYQALQYYLDKDIVNMFESNNILNEVECHSRYLAFLNRYVDNRLTECNTLIYMIDKYILNFAYKYIPTIIFEEEQTEVKTYANYLLHYKKELSQLLKQIHEIDLEDKAKLLSNEAILLESKIRKVIDYLESVIPAEYWTIPTYTELLFTL